In Achromobacter spanius, the following proteins share a genomic window:
- a CDS encoding TonB-dependent receptor — protein sequence MQAAGLTAGLTAGLTAGLDHGAWAQPADAILAPVVVTGTRLGTSILDTPASVDVVDGVRMRQGQPQINLSEGLAGVPGLQIQNRQNYAQDLQISSRGFGARSTFGVRGVRLYVDGIPATMPDGQGQTSNIDIATLGRVEVMRGPFSALYGNSSGGVIQAFTEDGVAPPSVTASAWGGSYGTWRYGVRASGATGSSSGSDAGPGPGDMDYVVGATRFTTDGYRDHSAARKNLANAKLGLQLDDASRLTIVVNSVDLTAQDPLGLTYQQFQDDPRAAPLAEQYNTRKTVRQTQGGLVYERQVDSRNTLRVMAYYGQRDTTQYQSIPPAVQLAPTQAGGVIDLSRQYGGADVRWTSELDVAGRPLTLVGGIAYDAMREDRKGYQNFTGTVANPQLGVQGALRRDETNSVYNADPYLQASWQVTSRWTLDAGLRYSTVSFDSNDHYIASGNGDDSGTARYRKALPVAALRYAASDDVSLYASYGRGFETPTFNEISYRPGGLPGLNFGLAPSLSTNLEAGVKARMAGGLLTAAVFHTGTDDEIVSAGSSGGRTTYQNAGRTRRDGLELGWSRELAPHWRTQFAYTWLNARYADDGSGGIRAGNKIPGIARQSVFASVAWAPPEGWQAALEGRLLSKIYVNDANDQDAPGYFVAALSAGYIKQVDAWELSAYARVDNLFDKQYVGSVIVNENNGRYYEPAAGRSLGLGLGATYRF from the coding sequence ATGCAGGCGGCGGGCTTGACGGCCGGTCTGACGGCCGGTCTGACAGCAGGGCTGGACCACGGCGCCTGGGCGCAGCCGGCGGACGCCATCCTGGCCCCCGTGGTGGTGACGGGCACGCGCCTGGGCACATCGATACTGGACACGCCCGCGTCCGTGGACGTGGTGGACGGCGTGCGCATGCGCCAGGGCCAACCGCAGATCAACCTGTCCGAAGGCCTGGCCGGGGTGCCGGGCCTGCAGATCCAGAACCGGCAGAACTATGCGCAAGACCTGCAGATTTCCAGCCGTGGCTTTGGCGCGCGGTCGACCTTCGGCGTGCGCGGCGTGCGTCTGTATGTCGACGGCATTCCGGCCACGATGCCGGACGGGCAAGGGCAGACGTCGAATATCGACATCGCCACGCTGGGCCGCGTCGAAGTCATGCGCGGGCCGTTTTCGGCGCTGTACGGCAATTCGTCGGGCGGCGTGATCCAGGCGTTTACCGAAGACGGCGTTGCGCCGCCCTCCGTGACGGCCAGCGCCTGGGGCGGCAGCTACGGCACCTGGCGCTATGGCGTGCGCGCCAGCGGCGCCACGGGTTCGAGTTCGGGGTCGGATGCGGGCCCCGGCCCCGGCGACATGGACTATGTGGTGGGCGCCACGCGCTTCACCACCGACGGCTATCGGGACCACAGCGCGGCCCGCAAGAACCTGGCCAACGCCAAGCTGGGCCTGCAACTGGACGACGCCAGCCGCTTGACGATCGTGGTCAACAGCGTGGACCTGACCGCGCAAGACCCGCTGGGCCTGACCTATCAACAGTTTCAGGACGACCCCCGCGCGGCCCCCCTGGCCGAGCAGTACAACACCCGCAAGACGGTGCGCCAGACGCAAGGGGGCCTGGTCTACGAACGGCAGGTGGACAGCCGCAACACGTTGCGGGTGATGGCTTATTACGGCCAGCGCGACACGACTCAGTACCAGTCGATACCGCCCGCCGTGCAATTGGCGCCGACGCAGGCGGGGGGCGTCATCGATCTATCGCGCCAGTACGGCGGCGCGGATGTGCGCTGGACGTCCGAGCTGGACGTCGCCGGGCGGCCGCTGACGCTGGTGGGCGGCATTGCCTACGATGCGATGCGGGAAGATCGCAAGGGCTATCAGAACTTCACCGGCACGGTGGCCAACCCGCAACTGGGCGTGCAGGGCGCGTTGCGCCGCGATGAGACCAACAGCGTGTACAACGCCGACCCGTATCTGCAAGCATCCTGGCAAGTGACTTCGCGTTGGACGCTGGACGCCGGCCTGCGTTACAGCACCGTCAGCTTCGATTCCAACGACCACTACATTGCCAGCGGCAACGGCGACGACAGCGGCACGGCGCGCTACCGCAAAGCCCTGCCGGTTGCGGCGCTGCGCTATGCGGCAAGCGACGACGTCAGCCTGTATGCGTCCTACGGACGCGGTTTTGAAACGCCCACCTTCAACGAAATCTCGTATCGCCCAGGCGGCTTGCCGGGCTTGAATTTTGGCTTGGCGCCGTCGCTCAGCACCAACCTTGAAGCAGGCGTGAAGGCCCGCATGGCGGGCGGGCTGCTGACCGCCGCCGTGTTCCACACGGGTACCGATGACGAGATCGTGTCGGCCGGCAGTTCAGGCGGACGCACCACGTACCAGAACGCGGGCCGCACGCGGCGTGACGGCTTGGAGTTGGGCTGGTCCAGGGAGCTGGCGCCGCACTGGCGCACGCAGTTTGCCTATACCTGGTTGAACGCGCGCTACGCCGACGACGGCTCGGGCGGCATCCGCGCGGGCAACAAGATTCCGGGCATTGCGCGGCAGTCGGTGTTTGCCTCCGTGGCCTGGGCGCCGCCGGAAGGCTGGCAGGCCGCTCTGGAAGGTCGTTTGCTCAGCAAGATCTATGTGAATGACGCCAACGACCAGGACGCGCCCGGCTACTTCGTGGCGGCCTTAAGCGCCGGCTATATCAAGCAGGTGGATGCCTGGGAACTCAGCGCCTATGCGCGGGTGGACAACCTGTTCGACAAGCAATACGTGGGCTCGGTGATCGTCAACGAAAACAACGGCCGGTATTACGAGCCGGCCGCGGGGCGCAGCCTGGGGCTGGGCCTGGGCGCCACCTATCGGTTCTAA
- the cyoC gene encoding cytochrome o ubiquinol oxidase subunit III: MIQAVATHPHAGHDDHAHHDDGSKTVFGFWVYLMSDLLIFSVLFATFAVLSNATAGGPTGKELFDLKFVLVETLLLLFSSFTFGMANLNVHANNKSRAMGWLMVTFLFGAGFIAMEVWEFHHLITEGAGPGRSAYLSAFFTLIGTHGLHVTFGLIWIIVMLDMIRRHGLDSINKRRLACLSLFWHFLDIVWICVFTFVYLLGAL, translated from the coding sequence ATGATTCAAGCCGTAGCCACTCACCCCCACGCGGGTCACGACGATCACGCGCATCACGACGATGGATCCAAGACCGTTTTCGGTTTCTGGGTCTATCTGATGAGCGACTTGCTGATCTTTTCGGTGCTGTTCGCCACGTTCGCGGTGTTGTCCAACGCCACCGCGGGCGGCCCCACGGGCAAGGAACTGTTCGACCTGAAGTTCGTGCTGGTCGAAACGCTGTTGCTGTTGTTCTCCAGCTTCACCTTCGGCATGGCCAACCTGAACGTGCACGCCAACAACAAGTCCCGCGCGATGGGCTGGTTGATGGTCACGTTCCTGTTCGGCGCGGGCTTTATCGCGATGGAAGTCTGGGAATTCCATCACCTGATCACTGAAGGCGCCGGCCCGGGCCGCAGTGCTTACCTGTCGGCGTTCTTCACGCTGATCGGCACGCACGGCCTGCACGTCACCTTCGGCCTGATCTGGATCATCGTCATGCTCGACATGATCCGCCGCCATGGCCTGGACTCGATCAACAAGCGTCGTCTGGCGTGCCTGAGCCTGTTCTGGCACTTCCTGGACATCGTCTGGATCTGCGTCTTCACCTTCGTCTATCTCTTGGGAGCCCTCTGA
- the cyoB gene encoding cytochrome o ubiquinol oxidase subunit I has translation MLGKLTLEAIPYHEPIVMVTLAAVCLGGLAVFGAITYFGKWKYLWTEWLTSVDHKRIGVMYIIVALIMLLRGFADAIMMRTQLAVASADSAGFLPPHHYDQIFTAHGVIMIFFMAMPFITGLMNIVVPLQIGARDVAYPFLNSLSFWLFGAGVALMMISLFVGEFAATGWLAYPPLSGLDYSPSVGVDYYIWALQISGLGTTLSGINFIVTILRMRAPGMSLMKMPIFTWTSLVTNVLIVAAFPVLAATLALLTMDRYLGTHFFTNDMGGNVMMYVNLIWIWGHPEVYILVLPAFGVYSEVVATFARKTLFGYKSMVYATAAIGVLSFLVWLHHFFTMGAGANVNAFFGIATMIISIPTGAKIFNWLFTIYRGRLRITTPVLWTLGFMIVFVIGGMTGVMLAIPGVSFVLHNSLFLIAHFHNTIIGGVVFGCIAGMTYWFPKAFGFTLNERLGRYSFYCWFVGFFMAFMPLYILGFKGMTRRLNHYDNPEWQPYLLVALAGAALIMLGIWFLLQQVFVSVRQRKQNQDVTGDPWDGRTLEWSISSPAPFYNFAHVPHVDELDQFWEDKQNGKAYKRPAKYEDIHMPRNTGAGVYIGLFGLIMCFALIWHIWWLAAAGFVGMIGAFIARAYDRDVDYWVPAAEVERIENAHFDKMQKAA, from the coding sequence ATGCTCGGGAAACTCACCCTCGAGGCCATTCCGTACCATGAACCTATCGTCATGGTTACGCTGGCCGCCGTGTGCCTGGGAGGCCTAGCGGTCTTCGGCGCCATCACCTACTTCGGCAAGTGGAAGTACCTTTGGACGGAATGGTTGACCTCCGTCGACCACAAGCGCATCGGCGTGATGTACATCATCGTCGCGCTGATCATGCTGTTGCGCGGCTTTGCCGACGCCATCATGATGCGCACCCAGTTGGCGGTGGCTTCCGCCGACTCCGCCGGCTTCCTGCCACCGCACCACTACGACCAGATCTTCACCGCCCACGGCGTCATCATGATTTTCTTCATGGCGATGCCCTTCATTACCGGGCTGATGAACATCGTGGTGCCGCTGCAGATCGGCGCCCGCGACGTGGCCTACCCGTTCCTGAACTCGCTGAGCTTCTGGCTGTTCGGCGCCGGCGTCGCGCTGATGATGATCTCGCTGTTCGTGGGCGAATTCGCCGCGACCGGCTGGCTCGCCTATCCGCCGTTGTCTGGGCTGGATTACAGCCCAAGCGTCGGGGTGGACTACTACATCTGGGCGCTCCAGATATCCGGGTTGGGCACAACGCTTAGCGGCATCAACTTCATTGTGACCATCCTGCGCATGCGCGCACCGGGCATGAGCCTGATGAAGATGCCGATTTTCACGTGGACCTCGCTGGTTACCAACGTGCTGATCGTCGCCGCCTTCCCCGTCCTGGCCGCAACGCTTGCGCTGTTGACCATGGACCGCTACCTGGGCACGCACTTCTTCACGAACGACATGGGCGGCAACGTCATGATGTACGTGAACCTGATCTGGATCTGGGGTCACCCCGAGGTCTACATCCTGGTGCTCCCGGCGTTCGGCGTGTATTCGGAAGTGGTTGCCACCTTTGCCCGCAAGACGCTGTTCGGCTACAAGTCCATGGTTTACGCCACGGCCGCCATCGGCGTGCTGTCGTTCCTGGTCTGGCTGCACCACTTCTTCACGATGGGTGCGGGGGCCAACGTCAATGCCTTCTTCGGCATTGCAACGATGATTATCTCGATCCCGACGGGCGCGAAGATTTTCAACTGGCTGTTCACCATCTACCGCGGCCGCCTGCGCATCACGACGCCGGTGCTGTGGACGCTGGGCTTCATGATCGTCTTCGTCATCGGCGGCATGACCGGCGTGATGCTGGCCATCCCCGGCGTGTCCTTCGTGCTGCACAACAGCTTGTTCCTGATCGCTCACTTCCACAACACCATCATCGGTGGCGTGGTGTTCGGTTGTATCGCGGGCATGACGTACTGGTTCCCGAAGGCATTCGGCTTCACGCTGAATGAACGCCTGGGCCGCTACTCGTTCTACTGCTGGTTCGTTGGTTTCTTCATGGCCTTCATGCCCCTGTACATCCTGGGCTTCAAGGGCATGACGCGTCGCCTGAACCACTACGACAACCCCGAATGGCAGCCCTACCTGCTGGTTGCGCTGGCTGGCGCCGCGCTGATCATGCTGGGCATCTGGTTCCTGCTGCAGCAAGTGTTCGTGTCGGTTCGCCAACGCAAGCAAAACCAGGACGTCACCGGCGATCCCTGGGATGGCCGCACCCTGGAATGGTCGATTTCGTCGCCGGCTCCTTTCTACAACTTCGCCCACGTTCCTCACGTTGATGAGCTGGACCAGTTCTGGGAAGACAAGCAGAACGGCAAGGCCTACAAGCGCCCGGCCAAGTACGAAGACATCCACATGCCGCGTAACACCGGCGCCGGCGTCTACATCGGTCTGTTCGGCCTGATCATGTGCTTTGCGCTGATCTGGCACATCTGGTGGCTCGCCGCCGCCGGTTTCGTCGGCATGATCGGTGCGTTCATCGCCCGTGCCTACGACCGCGACGTCGATTACTGGGTCCCGGCCGCGGAAGTCGAACGCATCGAAAACGCTCACTTTGACAAAATGCAGAAGGCCGCCTGA
- a CDS encoding ankyrin repeat domain-containing protein, with amino-acid sequence MFGAVLVALAGFSAAPRPAVAYDIGAVIDAMRLSRYPLREPERRVWGTENVKDAVLVGQMENRLYLYRYVRGAGKEFSLDFRSQPLVIDPASWQATREENVRVRAPRDAQTQYWVGYAYPGSDDTRADGFLVDAEGVAATVQADTRLIVVTADRPWNDERKTQALATLRPALTDYPVRMPAFPADVRFEYRTPVDVTATFRTLHQVARAVPRAKTAEFSRALADLRRFVMEQDYREIDPNGKDPEMLTALNDYGFWLAESGDTEQADRILTDVLRRDPARTAAYLNRADARWKQSTKTRDKRGYFEALAREDYRLYCARRLAANEPIPGNIATRIGAALNDNAPLNAQICRPRLAIFKAIQADDLDAVRAELAAGQDPNGVNENGTSALAVAVSRKQLETVRVLLAAGARADGPNNGYVLLASALPDVRDTRPAAERYALADTLIAAGAPLDATDSNGTPLLVRRISYYSEDKDTLSYLLAKGANPNVREKNGRSALHAAMQSPKTFWFAQALLAKGADINAAYVRMVYGNQNMWETPLLEALRGAISGEFTPTVVYPIPERVTFALAQGADAAVGGYSASKTPERNGLNEALTLAARTLQPTLVDQLAAAAKPPRQALTPESLSSLLSVWNQLEIRAAIKQNSPEWDGQRAKLRATADRLLAAGVPLTWAQDATGLGNNRLAPLSLPWLPDDLYLQWLEQGADASDRTDSGVRLDGVVNADALPLVIMLRVGNDAKAQMLLAHDAGLYRTPWRCGMAVADVLAWQLSNTGPISPTGARAIRQVLEGAQGAASCDLDQASRVQPFVGVSARDLATRANVTLTVKAPG; translated from the coding sequence ATGTTCGGCGCCGTCCTGGTGGCCTTGGCAGGTTTTTCGGCGGCGCCTCGGCCCGCCGTGGCGTACGACATCGGAGCCGTCATCGACGCCATGCGCCTGTCGCGCTACCCGCTGCGCGAACCCGAGCGGCGTGTCTGGGGAACCGAGAACGTCAAGGACGCGGTGCTGGTCGGGCAGATGGAGAACCGGCTTTACCTGTATCGGTACGTGCGCGGCGCGGGCAAGGAATTCAGCCTGGATTTCCGCTCGCAGCCGCTGGTGATCGACCCGGCAAGCTGGCAGGCAACGCGTGAAGAAAATGTGCGTGTCAGGGCGCCGCGCGATGCGCAAACCCAGTACTGGGTGGGCTACGCCTATCCGGGCTCGGACGACACGCGGGCCGATGGCTTTCTGGTGGATGCGGAGGGCGTGGCGGCCACCGTCCAGGCCGACACACGGCTGATCGTCGTGACGGCCGACCGGCCCTGGAACGATGAACGCAAGACGCAGGCCCTGGCCACGCTGCGCCCGGCGCTGACCGACTACCCCGTGCGCATGCCGGCGTTTCCCGCCGATGTGCGTTTTGAATACCGCACGCCGGTGGATGTGACCGCCACCTTCCGCACGCTGCATCAGGTAGCGCGCGCCGTGCCGCGCGCCAAGACGGCCGAGTTCAGCCGCGCGCTGGCCGATCTGCGCCGCTTTGTCATGGAGCAGGACTACCGCGAGATCGACCCCAACGGCAAAGATCCCGAGATGCTGACGGCGTTGAACGACTACGGCTTCTGGCTGGCCGAGTCGGGCGATACCGAGCAGGCCGACCGCATCCTGACCGACGTGTTGCGGCGCGACCCGGCTCGCACGGCGGCCTATTTGAACCGGGCTGATGCGCGCTGGAAGCAAAGCACGAAGACGCGCGACAAGCGCGGTTATTTCGAAGCCCTGGCGCGCGAGGACTACCGCCTGTATTGCGCGCGCAGGCTGGCGGCCAATGAACCCATTCCTGGCAACATCGCCACGCGGATCGGCGCGGCGTTGAATGACAATGCGCCGCTGAACGCCCAGATCTGCCGACCCCGGCTCGCCATCTTCAAGGCAATCCAGGCAGACGACCTGGACGCCGTGCGCGCAGAGCTGGCGGCCGGGCAAGACCCCAACGGCGTGAACGAGAACGGCACGTCGGCGCTGGCGGTGGCCGTGTCCCGCAAGCAGTTGGAGACGGTGCGGGTGCTGCTGGCCGCCGGCGCGCGCGCCGACGGGCCCAACAACGGCTATGTGCTGCTGGCCAGCGCACTGCCCGACGTCCGCGACACCCGCCCCGCCGCCGAACGCTATGCGCTGGCCGACACCCTGATTGCGGCGGGCGCGCCTTTGGATGCAACGGACTCCAACGGCACGCCGCTACTGGTGCGCCGCATTTCGTACTACAGCGAAGACAAGGACACGCTCAGCTATCTGCTGGCCAAGGGCGCCAACCCGAACGTACGCGAAAAGAACGGGCGGTCGGCGTTGCATGCCGCGATGCAAAGCCCCAAGACATTCTGGTTTGCCCAGGCGCTGCTGGCCAAGGGCGCCGACATCAATGCCGCCTATGTGCGCATGGTCTACGGCAACCAGAACATGTGGGAAACGCCCCTGCTGGAAGCGCTGCGCGGGGCCATCAGCGGCGAGTTCACGCCCACCGTGGTGTATCCCATCCCCGAGCGCGTGACCTTCGCCCTGGCCCAGGGCGCGGACGCGGCGGTGGGCGGCTATAGCGCCAGCAAGACGCCGGAACGCAATGGCCTGAATGAAGCGCTGACGCTGGCCGCGCGCACCCTGCAGCCGACGCTGGTGGATCAATTGGCAGCAGCCGCCAAGCCGCCGCGCCAGGCCTTGACGCCGGAATCCCTGTCCAGCCTGTTGAGCGTGTGGAATCAGTTGGAAATTCGCGCGGCCATCAAGCAGAACAGCCCGGAATGGGACGGCCAGCGCGCCAAGCTGCGCGCCACTGCCGACCGTCTGCTGGCGGCCGGCGTGCCGCTGACCTGGGCGCAGGATGCCACCGGCCTGGGCAACAATCGCCTGGCGCCGCTCAGCCTGCCGTGGCTGCCCGACGACCTTTATCTGCAATGGCTGGAACAGGGTGCCGATGCGTCGGACCGAACCGACTCCGGCGTGCGCCTGGATGGCGTCGTGAATGCCGACGCCTTGCCGCTGGTGATCATGCTGCGTGTGGGCAACGACGCCAAGGCGCAGATGCTGCTGGCGCACGACGCCGGGCTGTATCGCACCCCCTGGCGTTGCGGCATGGCGGTGGCCGACGTGCTGGCCTGGCAACTGAGCAACACCGGCCCCATCAGCCCGACGGGCGCGCGGGCGATCCGGCAGGTGCTGGAAGGCGCGCAGGGCGCGGCCAGTTGCGATCTGGACCAGGCCTCGCGCGTGCAGCCGTTTGTGGGCGTGTCCGCCCGCGATCTGGCCACGCGCGCCAACGTGACGCTGACGGTGAAGGCGCCGGGCTAG
- a CDS encoding SlyX family protein, with protein MEPMQDIERRLQELEIKSSFADDLLEQLNQIIVRQQQQIDRLQREVADLRQQAPEGAAPFRSLRDELPPHY; from the coding sequence ATGGAACCCATGCAAGACATCGAACGCCGCCTGCAAGAGCTGGAAATCAAATCCAGCTTTGCGGATGATCTGTTGGAACAGCTCAACCAGATTATCGTCCGCCAGCAACAGCAGATAGACCGCCTGCAACGCGAAGTGGCCGACCTGCGCCAGCAGGCACCCGAAGGCGCCGCGCCTTTTCGCAGCCTGCGCGACGAACTGCCGCCGCACTACTGA
- a CDS encoding DUF4148 domain-containing protein — protein MKKTLATALMLSFAALSAGAYASENTEPNNVPFQGVYGTPYEGPTRAQIQAELAEARTAGLVSNVEPNNVPFQGVYGTPHTGKTRADVQAELATAKAAGLVSNVEPNDMPFAGVYHSN, from the coding sequence ATGAAGAAGACCCTCGCTACCGCTTTGATGTTGTCCTTTGCCGCCCTGAGCGCCGGCGCCTACGCATCAGAAAACACCGAACCCAACAACGTGCCGTTCCAAGGCGTTTACGGCACGCCCTATGAAGGCCCGACCCGCGCCCAGATTCAAGCCGAATTGGCTGAAGCCCGCACAGCCGGCCTGGTGAGCAACGTTGAACCGAACAATGTGCCGTTCCAAGGCGTCTACGGCACCCCGCACACGGGCAAGACCCGCGCTGACGTTCAAGCTGAACTAGCGACCGCCAAGGCTGCCGGCCTGGTGTCCAACGTTGAACCGAACGACATGCCCTTCGCCGGCGTCTATCACAGCAACTGA
- a CDS encoding nitrogen fixation protein NifQ, which produces MDAVLTPTTAHADIAMPAQRFARALLHHAPPGHPDAGFFATVIGTSLAHHDLARSGLCPEELAELLHYLFPGALASPDARLADLVQQYSAYAARGRGDPKPGFTLLMRVLLEAYRAPDTLTTPWVTGVLVHACLRPDHLWRDLGLSGREDVTFLLARHYPGLVMRNTRNLRWKQFLAYSACEHAGLPPSAAPGCPQCEDHDVCYANTPD; this is translated from the coding sequence ATGGACGCCGTGCTGACCCCTACTACCGCTCATGCCGACATTGCCATGCCGGCCCAGCGGTTTGCCCGCGCCCTGTTGCACCACGCGCCGCCGGGCCACCCTGATGCGGGCTTCTTCGCCACGGTGATCGGCACCAGTCTCGCGCATCATGACCTGGCGCGCAGCGGCCTTTGCCCCGAAGAACTGGCGGAACTGCTGCACTATCTGTTCCCGGGCGCACTCGCTTCCCCGGACGCCAGGCTGGCGGATCTGGTCCAGCAATACAGCGCCTACGCGGCACGCGGCCGGGGCGACCCCAAGCCCGGCTTTACCTTGCTGATGCGCGTGCTGCTTGAAGCCTACCGTGCCCCCGATACCCTCACCACGCCCTGGGTCACCGGTGTGCTGGTGCACGCCTGCCTGCGCCCCGACCATCTGTGGCGCGACCTGGGCCTGTCCGGCCGTGAAGACGTGACCTTCCTGCTGGCGCGCCACTATCCCGGGCTGGTAATGCGCAACACGCGCAACCTGCGCTGGAAGCAATTCCTGGCCTACTCGGCCTGCGAACATGCGGGCTTGCCGCCGTCGGCCGCACCCGGCTGCCCCCAGTGCGAAGACCACGACGTCTGCTACGCCAACACGCCCGACTGA
- a CDS encoding IS3 family transposase (programmed frameshift) — protein sequence MAKYDERFKVKVVKDYLSGSLGFKAVAAVHGLRHATVERWVNGYREHGVSGLRRKGASYDQAFKLKVLKRMWQKHWSQAKTAVVFDIRSAAHIGKWARQYDAGGIDALRSRRKGPRMTMSNKPPKPTSSVAELDDKQIIARQNKELILLRAEVAYLKKPRCLDPGKACGCAEKAQVVTGLRQQHPLSALLQVAGLASSTYYYQVKMAQVADRHATLKASIGKTYVYHQGRYGYRRITAALCQAGQHVNHKTVQKLMQVLGLRSVVRPKKYRSYRGQEGRVAPNLLARQFDADRPNQKWVTDVTEFNVRGQKLYLSPVMDLYNGEIVAYQTSLRPMFQLVGAMLKKALMRLKPADHPMLHSDQGWHYQQPQYRHMLATRSITQSMSRKGNCLDNAAMESFFGTLKAEFFYPNRFETIEQLQAGIRLYIRYYNYERIKLKLKGLSPVQYRTQAFGP from the exons ATGGCGAAGTACGACGAGCGTTTTAAGGTCAAGGTGGTCAAGGACTACCTGTCAGGCTCACTGGGTTTCAAAGCTGTGGCAGCGGTTCACGGCCTTAGGCACGCAACCGTTGAGCGGTGGGTGAACGGCTATCGCGAGCACGGTGTCTCGGGCTTGCGCCGCAAGGGCGCAAGCTATGACCAGGCCTTCAAGCTGAAGGTGCTCAAGCGGATGTGGCAGAAGCACTGGTCACAGGCCAAGACAGCGGTGGTGTTCGACATTCGCAGCGCGGCGCACATCGGTAAGTGGGCACGCCAGTATGATGCAGGGGGTATCGACGCACTGCGTTCCCGTCGAAAGGGGCCCCGCATGACCATGAGCAACAAGCCACCCAAGCCTACCTCCTCGGTCGCTGAACTGGACGACAAGCAGATCATTGCTCGGCAGAACAAGGAGTTGATCCTGCTGCGCGCCGAGGTCGCGTACTTAAAAAAAC CTCGATGCCTTGATCCAGGAAAAGCGTGCGGCTGCGCAGAAAAAGCGCAAGTCGTGACTGGATTAAGGCAACAACATCCGCTGTCAGCCTTGCTCCAAGTGGCAGGTCTGGCATCGAGCACTTACTACTACCAAGTGAAGATGGCCCAGGTCGCTGATCGGCATGCCACCCTCAAGGCCAGCATCGGCAAGACCTACGTGTACCACCAGGGACGCTATGGCTACCGGCGCATCACGGCCGCGCTGTGCCAAGCCGGGCAGCATGTGAACCACAAGACGGTACAAAAACTGATGCAAGTGCTAGGACTGAGGTCCGTGGTACGACCGAAGAAATATCGCTCCTATCGGGGCCAGGAGGGCCGTGTGGCGCCTAATCTGTTAGCGCGCCAGTTCGATGCCGACAGGCCGAACCAGAAATGGGTCACCGATGTGACGGAATTCAATGTGCGTGGCCAGAAGCTGTACCTGTCGCCCGTCATGGACCTCTACAACGGCGAAATCGTGGCTTACCAGACCAGTCTGCGGCCCATGTTCCAGCTAGTTGGCGCTATGCTGAAAAAGGCGCTCATGCGGCTCAAACCCGCCGACCACCCGATGCTGCACTCTGACCAGGGGTGGCACTACCAGCAGCCTCAATACCGGCACATGCTGGCCACTCGATCAATAACACAGAGCATGTCACGCAAGGGAAACTGCCTGGACAATGCCGCCATGGAAAGCTTCTTCGGCACATTAAAGGCCGAGTTCTTCTACCCGAACCGCTTCGAGACCATCGAACAGTTGCAGGCCGGCATACGTCTGTACATCCGTTACTACAATTACGAACGCATCAAGCTCAAGCTAAAAGGCCTGAGTCCGGTTCAGTACCGAACTCAGGCCTTCGGCCCTTAG
- the cyoD gene encoding cytochrome o ubiquinol oxidase subunit IV, which produces MSHSAAAAHGHDDHAADHGSLKSYIIGFVLSLLLTFGSFGLVMHGALSHTITIVGVVALCVLQLLVQLVYFLHMGASKSARDNLAAFVFTVMIIAIIVGGSAWVLYNMNVNMGHAM; this is translated from the coding sequence ATGTCGCACTCCGCTGCGGCCGCACACGGCCACGACGATCACGCTGCCGACCACGGCAGCCTGAAGTCCTACATCATCGGTTTCGTGCTCTCGCTGCTGCTCACCTTCGGCTCTTTCGGCCTGGTGATGCACGGCGCGCTGTCGCACACCATCACCATCGTCGGCGTCGTTGCCCTGTGCGTGCTCCAGTTGCTGGTGCAACTGGTGTATTTCCTGCACATGGGCGCGTCGAAGTCGGCGCGCGACAACCTCGCCGCGTTCGTCTTCACCGTAATGATCATCGCCATCATCGTGGGCGGGTCGGCATGGGTGCTGTACAACATGAACGTCAACATGGGCCACGCCATGTAA